The Christiangramia flava JLT2011 region GGTTATTTTGCCGGAGATGATGTGGTAGATGAAAACGGATTAGATCTCGCATACGATCCATCAGAAGTGTTTGACGCGGCAGGTGACTTTATCGTGACCGAATTTACCGCGAATAACCTTCCAGAACCAATGACCGGATCCTAATTATAAACCAGTTAAAAAAGAAATTATGAGTATTATAAAATTATTAGAAGATTTCACGACTGAAAATCTTACCAAAACAAGAAGTTCCAGACGTGAGATGTTTGGAACACTGGGTTCCATTGGAAAGAAAGCAGCTGTAGCTGCCGTTCCTTTTGGACTGGCTGGAAAATCGGCCAGCGCTGCAAGCCTGTTCCAACAAAAAGTACATGAAGATCCGTTGAATCTTGCACTTACTTTGGAATATCTGGAAGCAGAGTTCTATATGAAGGCGTTAGAATCAGGTGTATTGGCCGGTCATGCGAGAGCAGAAGCGGCTTATATGCAGATCTCCAAACATGAAGATGCTCACGTGGCATTTTTAATGGAAGCTTTAGGAGATTCAGCAGTGAGCAAACCAACTTTTGATTTCACGGCCGGAGGAAGTTTTGATCCTTTTGCTGAAAATGGAACAGATATGGACACCGCCTACGCGCAACTACTGGCTTTGGCTCAGGCTTTTGAAGATACCGGAGTGCGTGCCTACAAAGGCCAGGCCGGAAACCTGATGAACACTCCGTATTTGGAGCCAGCGCTACAGATTCACTCGGTAGAGGCGAGACATGCTTCGGAAATCAGACAAATCAGAGGTCTGGAAGGATGGATCACCGGAAATATGAGAGGTGATGGAATGCCTGAAGCAACCCAGCCAGTTTATGATGGTGAGGAAAACGTAACCCAGGGTGACGTAGACCTAACCGGTCTAACCTATGCTGATGATCTTGTTGGAGATGTAACTGAAGCGGTAACTCAGGCTTTTGATGAGCCAATATCTGGAGATACTGCGGTAGCGATCGCCAGTTTGTTTATCGTTAGTGAGGACATGTAAACCCAATACGATCTCTATATAAATGAAAAAGGCTGTCAATTTAGACAGCCTTTTTTAATATGTTGAAAAATAAGATTATCGGGTAATCGTTTGTTTTCTATCTGGTCCTACTGAAACCATTTTAATTGGAGTTTCCAATTCTTTTTCCAGGAAATCAACATAGTCATTGAACTCTTTAGGAAGTTGTGCAGGATCTGTCAATTTCGTTAAATCTTCTTTCCAGCCTTTTACTTCAGTATAAACCGGTTGCACATTTTCAGGTTCAATATTATATGGAAGGTGCTGAATCTCTTCTCCACGATATTTGTATGCGGTACACACCTTCAGTGTATCAAAACCACTCAGAACATCACCTTTCAT contains the following coding sequences:
- a CDS encoding ferritin-like domain-containing protein, with the protein product MSIIKLLEDFTTENLTKTRSSRREMFGTLGSIGKKAAVAAVPFGLAGKSASAASLFQQKVHEDPLNLALTLEYLEAEFYMKALESGVLAGHARAEAAYMQISKHEDAHVAFLMEALGDSAVSKPTFDFTAGGSFDPFAENGTDMDTAYAQLLALAQAFEDTGVRAYKGQAGNLMNTPYLEPALQIHSVEARHASEIRQIRGLEGWITGNMRGDGMPEATQPVYDGEENVTQGDVDLTGLTYADDLVGDVTEAVTQAFDEPISGDTAVAIASLFIVSEDM